One Desulfatitalea tepidiphila genomic region harbors:
- a CDS encoding metal ABC transporter permease, translated as MEWTFIDSWIIVTGILSAMSCALLGNYLVLRRMSMMGDAISHAVLPGLAIAFLVSGSRDSLPMLVGAVGVGVLTAVLIQAIGKLSGLDQGASMGVIFTTLFALGLILIRQAADHVDLDPGCVLYGAIELTPLDVYALFGWEIPRAAVTNGIMLLVNVLFVVFFFKELRITSFDPALATTMGFNAGVMHYVLMALVAATTIAAFESVGSILVIAMLIVPAATAHLLTDRLVAMLAISLVVAALSAVLGHLGAITIPTWIGFRDTSTAGMMAVAVGVLFLAVFLFAPRHGIIGRMVAQGLLTLRVNRDDILGMLYRVQELSGQRSPAVKTDDLRKALLTGGWVNLALADLLRTRMVRRTLEGVVLTESGLSSAANLIRSHRLWESYLCGQMGFCDAEAHYSAHQLEHVTDEAMQERLKRAANYPTLDPHRKAIP; from the coding sequence ATGGAATGGACCTTTATCGACAGCTGGATTATCGTCACCGGCATCCTCAGCGCCATGTCCTGCGCACTGCTGGGAAACTATCTCGTGCTGCGGCGCATGAGCATGATGGGCGATGCCATCAGCCATGCCGTGCTGCCCGGCCTGGCCATCGCATTTCTGGTCAGCGGCAGCCGGGACAGTTTGCCTATGCTCGTCGGCGCGGTGGGTGTGGGGGTCCTGACAGCGGTATTGATTCAAGCCATCGGCAAGCTCAGCGGATTGGACCAGGGGGCCTCCATGGGGGTGATTTTCACCACGCTTTTCGCTTTGGGATTGATTCTGATCCGCCAGGCCGCCGATCATGTGGACCTCGATCCGGGCTGTGTGCTTTATGGCGCCATCGAGCTTACCCCGCTGGACGTCTACGCGCTATTCGGGTGGGAGATCCCCCGCGCGGCAGTGACCAACGGGATCATGCTGTTGGTCAATGTGCTTTTCGTGGTTTTCTTCTTCAAGGAATTGCGCATCACGTCCTTTGACCCCGCGCTGGCCACCACCATGGGATTTAACGCGGGAGTGATGCATTACGTGCTGATGGCGCTCGTGGCCGCCACCACCATCGCCGCGTTCGAAAGCGTGGGCAGTATCCTGGTGATCGCCATGCTGATCGTGCCGGCCGCCACCGCCCACCTGCTGACCGATCGGCTGGTGGCCATGCTGGCGATCAGTCTCGTCGTCGCCGCCCTGTCGGCCGTCCTGGGTCATCTTGGCGCGATTACCATACCGACTTGGATCGGTTTCCGCGATACGAGCACCGCCGGGATGATGGCCGTGGCTGTCGGTGTCTTGTTTCTGGCGGTTTTTCTTTTCGCCCCCCGCCACGGCATCATCGGCCGGATGGTCGCCCAGGGTCTCCTGACATTGCGTGTCAACCGGGACGACATCCTGGGCATGCTCTACCGGGTGCAGGAATTGTCCGGCCAACGGTCACCTGCCGTCAAAACGGATGATCTGCGCAAGGCCTTGTTGACCGGCGGCTGGGTGAACCTGGCCCTTGCCGACCTGCTGCGGACCCGAATGGTGCGGCGCACCCTGGAAGGTGTGGTGTTGACGGAAAGCGGCCTATCATCGGCCGCCAACCTAATCCGTTCCCATCGCCTCTGGGAGAGTTATCTGTGCGGCCAGATGGGGTTTTGCGACGCCGAGGCGCATTACAGCGCCCATCAACTGGAGCACGTGACCGACGAGGCCATGCAGGAGCGGTTGAAGCGTGCTGCCAACTATCCCACCCTGGACCCGCACCGGAAAGCGATTCCATGA
- a CDS encoding branched-chain amino acid ABC transporter permease has translation MNLLRYHLRKLFLILKNEVFVLPSRIVVLLFFLTVLLLPLLYDDPYMMRILILASIFAIFAASWDLLSGFTGQINFGHALFFGVGAYGAAILNLKAGFPPWASIPVGALIAVMAGLLVGLPCLRLRGTYLALTTLAFPIILMGFVFSVPELTGGELGLSGLSRLARSRIANYYIVIITMLVLVATMWKITDSHMGIIFHAIREDELAVKAAGINTTKYKLIAFSLSGFFAGLSGGLYAHFMRIAGPSTLEISMSFQVVIWSVFGGMVTIWGPVGAVFILFPLLEFFRIWPELRQLMFAIVVMVVLLYMPGGLLPWLRSKIENECPRCKIRNIATRKVCRVCAANMH, from the coding sequence ATGAATCTGCTGCGCTATCACTTGCGGAAACTTTTTTTGATACTGAAAAACGAAGTGTTCGTCCTTCCCAGCCGGATCGTCGTACTGCTCTTTTTTTTGACGGTGCTTCTGCTGCCGCTGCTCTACGATGACCCGTATATGATGCGGATCCTGATTCTGGCCAGCATCTTTGCCATTTTCGCAGCCAGCTGGGATCTGCTCTCCGGCTTTACCGGCCAAATCAATTTTGGGCATGCCCTGTTCTTTGGGGTAGGAGCTTATGGTGCCGCCATATTGAACCTGAAGGCCGGCTTTCCCCCATGGGCCAGCATCCCGGTCGGTGCCCTGATCGCGGTCATGGCCGGATTGCTGGTGGGCCTCCCCTGCCTGCGGCTGCGCGGCACCTACCTGGCGCTCACCACACTGGCCTTTCCCATCATCCTGATGGGTTTTGTCTTCTCGGTGCCGGAGTTGACCGGTGGAGAACTGGGGCTTTCCGGTTTGAGTCGTCTGGCACGCTCCAGGATTGCCAATTACTACATCGTCATCATCACCATGTTGGTGCTGGTCGCCACCATGTGGAAGATCACCGACTCCCACATGGGGATCATCTTTCACGCCATTCGTGAGGACGAACTGGCCGTCAAGGCGGCCGGCATCAATACCACCAAATACAAACTGATCGCCTTCAGCCTCAGCGGATTTTTCGCCGGTCTATCCGGCGGCCTCTACGCCCACTTCATGCGCATCGCCGGCCCCTCCACCCTGGAGATCTCCATGTCCTTTCAGGTGGTCATCTGGAGCGTGTTCGGCGGCATGGTCACCATCTGGGGGCCGGTCGGCGCCGTTTTCATTCTGTTCCCCCTCTTGGAGTTCTTCCGCATATGGCCTGAGCTGCGGCAACTGATGTTCGCCATAGTGGTCATGGTCGTACTGCTCTACATGCCGGGTGGTTTGCTCCCTTGGCTGCGCAGTAAAATCGAAAACGAATGCCCGCGTTGTAAAATCCGCAACATTGCCACTCGCAAGGTGTGTCGTGTCTGTGCGGCGAACATGCATTAG
- a CDS encoding long-chain-fatty-acid--CoA ligase gives MDQKTLYTSRPWLQCYPDNVPPSVEIPNLAVPELLDQTADKYKKKTALIFYGKKISYKELIELIDRCATGLAELGVKKGDTVAIYLLNSPQFIISYFGALKAGAKVTPISPVYTSKEVRHQLEDSEAKTVICEDMLYTNIERSGVVLDNVILSNLGDFLPLLKKAFAKKAISKAYADLKPPTAEEIKQMGLLVFREFLNAHPPHPPAIQFDPEKDIAALPYTGGTTGLPKAAMLTHRNLVAIYAMGKAWWPFVEEGKETIIAFLPLFHIYGQAVLMLSGLTQGQTLVLFTTPDMEEILNAVDRYQASAFYGVPTLYEYLKEHEKTDRVDWKRLKIIACGADTLHDTTCEGWERRTGSQILEGFGMTECTAISHSNPKDRPKKGSFGVPITGMDAAVIDMDSLDFKPINEEGELILSGPNVMAGYWKRPDANAETFIEIDGKRWMRTGDLVRMDEEGYFFFFDRKRDLIKHKGYSVFARHVEEVLYMHPQVKAAGVVGVPDPKVGQIIKAYVVLQSEARGKLSEEDIIEFCKQNLAHYKVPGIIEFRGELPKTDVGKVSRRELRDEAEDK, from the coding sequence ATGGATCAAAAAACGCTCTACACCAGCAGACCATGGCTCCAATGTTATCCGGACAACGTGCCCCCGAGCGTGGAAATTCCGAATCTGGCGGTCCCTGAGTTGTTGGATCAAACTGCCGATAAGTACAAAAAAAAGACCGCCCTGATCTTTTACGGCAAAAAAATCAGCTACAAAGAGCTGATCGAACTCATCGATCGCTGCGCCACCGGCCTGGCCGAGTTGGGCGTCAAAAAGGGCGATACGGTGGCCATTTACCTGCTCAATTCGCCCCAATTCATTATCAGTTATTTCGGGGCCCTGAAGGCCGGCGCCAAGGTGACCCCGATCAGCCCGGTCTACACCAGCAAGGAAGTCCGTCACCAGCTCGAAGACAGCGAAGCCAAGACCGTGATCTGCGAGGACATGCTGTATACAAACATCGAACGTTCGGGTGTCGTCCTGGACAACGTGATTCTTTCCAACCTGGGCGATTTTCTACCCCTGCTGAAGAAAGCATTTGCAAAGAAAGCCATCAGCAAGGCCTATGCCGACCTGAAACCACCTACGGCCGAAGAGATCAAGCAAATGGGGCTTTTGGTTTTTAGAGAGTTTCTCAACGCCCATCCGCCCCACCCGCCCGCGATCCAATTCGACCCCGAAAAGGATATCGCCGCCCTGCCCTACACGGGCGGTACCACCGGCCTGCCCAAGGCCGCGATGCTAACCCATCGCAATCTGGTGGCCATCTACGCCATGGGCAAGGCGTGGTGGCCGTTCGTGGAAGAGGGCAAGGAGACCATCATCGCCTTTTTGCCGCTGTTTCACATTTACGGCCAGGCCGTACTGATGCTCTCGGGCCTGACCCAGGGCCAGACCCTGGTGCTCTTCACCACCCCGGACATGGAAGAGATCCTCAATGCCGTGGACCGTTACCAGGCCTCGGCCTTTTATGGTGTGCCCACCCTGTACGAGTACCTCAAGGAGCACGAAAAAACCGACCGAGTCGACTGGAAGCGGCTCAAAATCATCGCCTGCGGCGCAGACACGCTGCACGACACCACCTGCGAGGGATGGGAACGGCGCACCGGCAGCCAAATCCTGGAAGGCTTCGGCATGACCGAATGCACGGCCATCAGCCACAGCAACCCCAAGGATCGCCCCAAGAAAGGATCGTTCGGCGTGCCCATCACCGGCATGGATGCCGCTGTCATCGACATGGATAGCCTGGACTTCAAGCCGATCAACGAGGAGGGCGAGCTGATACTCAGCGGGCCCAATGTCATGGCCGGTTACTGGAAGCGCCCGGACGCCAACGCCGAGACCTTCATCGAGATCGACGGCAAACGCTGGATGCGCACCGGCGACCTGGTACGCATGGACGAGGAGGGCTACTTCTTTTTCTTCGACCGCAAGCGCGATTTGATCAAACACAAGGGCTATTCGGTCTTTGCCCGCCACGTGGAAGAAGTGCTCTACATGCATCCGCAGGTCAAGGCGGCCGGTGTGGTCGGCGTACCCGACCCCAAGGTCGGTCAGATCATCAAGGCTTATGTAGTATTACAGAGCGAAGCGCGGGGTAAACTCTCTGAAGAGGATATCATCGAATTCTGCAAGCAGAACCTGGCCCACTACAAAGTTCCGGGTATCATCGAATTCAGGGGCGAGCTGCCCAAGACCGATGTGGGCAAAGTGTCCCGCCGGGAACTGCGCGACGAGGCGGAGGATAAATGA
- a CDS encoding ABC transporter ATP-binding protein, with amino-acid sequence MLEITNLTVCYDKAMIINDISLRVEEGELVSLVGPNGAGKSTTLRAATGLVAWEKSIHRGGDGDITLQGTVEFMGKRIEKTPAHEIAKMGLIHCPERRRPFKEMSVLENLKAGAYLLTDKNEIDENLRHVYQLFPRLKERSHQISGTLSGGEQQMLAVGRAMMSSPKLLCIDEPSTGLAPIMRTEVFRKIQEIKDLGITVLLVEQEVSTVFTMTDRNYVLSSGKIIAEGKGDELLKDEVLRKTYLGM; translated from the coding sequence GTGCTGGAAATAACCAATCTGACGGTCTGTTACGACAAGGCGATGATCATCAACGACATCAGTCTGCGTGTCGAAGAGGGAGAGTTGGTGAGCCTCGTAGGCCCCAACGGCGCCGGCAAATCCACGACCCTGCGGGCCGCCACCGGCCTGGTGGCCTGGGAAAAGAGCATCCACCGCGGAGGCGACGGCGACATCACCCTTCAAGGCACGGTGGAGTTCATGGGCAAGCGCATCGAAAAAACGCCGGCCCACGAGATCGCCAAGATGGGCCTGATCCACTGCCCCGAGCGACGGCGGCCGTTCAAGGAGATGTCCGTTCTGGAAAACCTAAAGGCCGGCGCCTACTTGCTGACCGACAAAAACGAAATCGATGAAAACCTGCGCCATGTCTACCAGCTCTTTCCCCGGCTCAAGGAGCGATCCCACCAGATCTCCGGCACCCTGTCCGGCGGCGAGCAACAGATGCTCGCCGTGGGCCGGGCCATGATGTCCAGCCCCAAGCTGCTGTGCATCGACGAACCCTCCACCGGCCTGGCGCCCATCATGCGCACCGAGGTGTTCCGCAAGATCCAGGAGATCAAAGATCTGGGCATCACCGTGCTGCTGGTCGAGCAGGAGGTGAGCACGGTCTTTACCATGACCGACCGCAACTACGTCCTGTCTTCGGGCAAGATCATCGCGGAAGGCAAGGGCGATGAGCTGCTGAAAGACGAAGTGTTGCGAAAAACGTACCTGGGAATGTGA
- a CDS encoding SLC13 family permease: protein MTLQVIVLLAIVAVALVIFIGGWLSVDLVGLLVLAALALGGFVTAEQALAGFSSPAVVTVWAMFILSAGLNRTGVAHRLGQPLQRFSKGSEVLLVVVLMAAASLLSALINTVTVAAILLPATMELARRSGRPPSRLLMPLALGCLLGGPFTGISTPPNILATDALRTAGLETFAIFDFTPITAAIVAAGIVFMVVIGRRLLPARAKEAADGGRLSRQDPYQLGTHIFTTHIRSGSTLVGHSLAESRLGSALFLTVVALQRQGDLILAPRPTEILQVDDRLIVHGQPDHLRRFHGSQHLQVESSESARELILERLAAAEGRVADDSPLVGATLAESGLRPKYRVHVLMLRDAAGNVVLDPRRHRFAAGDRLLLQGEMEALEALTGQGFVAEARFVPQDEVDRLTSGRARLLTVRVPSGSVLADRDLVESRLGNAFGLTVAGIVRGETLICLPSPHEKVQAGDLLVMQGTTQDLEILEGLQALEISEQSADLLAELESQQIGVTEVLLSPRTTLAGRTLADLLFRDHYGVSVLAIWRNGQAYRTGLQDMPLKFGDALLVYGQRQKLEAVARDRDFLVLDPAAVQAPRLEKAGIATVIMLAVILGAILGLVPIAIAAVAGSALMVLVGCLSMEEAYRAIEWKVIFLIACMLPLGVAIENSGAAQMGAQVLIGVVGQYGPRWVVAALFLVTVIGTQVIPTAALVVLMAPVALSAASTLGISPQLLMMTVAISASSSFASPLSHPAHLLVMGPGGYRFIDYVKVGVPLTVVTFGVSVWLLPILWPA, encoded by the coding sequence GTGACGCTTCAAGTGATAGTGCTGCTTGCGATCGTGGCCGTTGCGCTTGTCATTTTCATCGGGGGTTGGCTGTCGGTGGACCTGGTCGGCCTGCTCGTGCTGGCGGCCCTTGCCTTGGGCGGATTTGTCACAGCCGAGCAGGCGTTGGCCGGATTCAGCAGCCCGGCGGTGGTGACCGTCTGGGCGATGTTCATTCTCTCCGCGGGATTGAACCGCACCGGTGTCGCCCATCGTCTGGGGCAGCCGCTGCAGCGTTTCTCAAAAGGCAGCGAGGTGCTGCTCGTGGTGGTGCTGATGGCGGCCGCGAGCCTTTTGTCGGCCCTGATCAACACCGTGACGGTGGCCGCGATCCTGTTGCCCGCGACCATGGAACTGGCCCGGCGCAGCGGCCGTCCGCCCTCACGTTTACTGATGCCGCTGGCGCTCGGATGTCTGCTGGGCGGTCCGTTTACCGGCATCTCGACCCCGCCCAACATCCTGGCCACCGATGCCCTGCGCACCGCCGGGCTCGAGACGTTTGCCATCTTCGACTTCACCCCCATCACGGCGGCCATCGTGGCGGCCGGTATCGTTTTTATGGTGGTGATCGGGCGTCGCCTGCTGCCTGCGCGGGCCAAGGAAGCTGCTGACGGCGGCCGATTGTCCAGGCAGGATCCCTACCAGCTCGGTACCCACATCTTCACCACCCATATTCGATCGGGATCGACCCTGGTCGGCCACTCGTTGGCCGAGAGCCGCCTTGGCTCGGCCCTCTTCCTGACCGTGGTGGCGCTTCAACGTCAAGGGGACTTGATCCTTGCACCTCGGCCCACGGAAATTCTGCAGGTGGACGACAGACTGATCGTGCACGGCCAACCCGATCATCTGCGACGCTTTCATGGCAGTCAGCATCTCCAGGTCGAATCTTCCGAGTCGGCAAGGGAGTTGATCCTCGAGAGGCTGGCGGCCGCCGAGGGACGGGTGGCCGACGACTCACCCCTCGTGGGGGCGACGCTGGCCGAGAGTGGCCTGCGGCCCAAATATCGGGTCCACGTGTTGATGCTTCGCGATGCGGCCGGCAACGTTGTTCTGGATCCAAGGCGCCATCGTTTCGCCGCGGGCGATCGTTTGCTGCTTCAGGGGGAAATGGAGGCCCTGGAAGCGCTGACCGGCCAAGGGTTCGTGGCTGAAGCGCGATTCGTGCCCCAGGATGAGGTGGATCGATTGACCAGCGGCCGTGCCAGGTTGTTGACCGTCCGGGTCCCGAGCGGATCGGTACTGGCCGATCGGGATCTGGTCGAGAGCCGCCTGGGAAATGCCTTCGGCCTTACCGTGGCGGGGATCGTTCGCGGTGAGACGTTGATCTGTTTGCCGTCGCCCCATGAGAAGGTGCAGGCCGGTGATCTCCTGGTGATGCAGGGGACGACGCAGGACCTGGAGATTCTCGAAGGACTTCAGGCCCTGGAAATCAGCGAACAGTCCGCCGATTTGCTGGCCGAATTGGAGTCCCAGCAAATCGGCGTGACCGAAGTGCTGCTGTCACCCCGGACCACGCTGGCGGGCCGGACCCTGGCCGACCTTCTCTTCCGGGATCATTACGGTGTCAGTGTGCTGGCCATCTGGAGAAACGGACAAGCATACCGTACCGGCCTGCAGGATATGCCGCTCAAGTTCGGGGACGCCCTTCTGGTCTACGGGCAGCGGCAAAAGCTGGAGGCCGTGGCGCGCGATCGCGATTTTCTCGTGCTCGACCCGGCGGCCGTGCAGGCCCCCCGACTGGAGAAGGCCGGCATTGCCACGGTCATCATGCTGGCGGTGATCCTGGGTGCGATCCTCGGCCTGGTTCCCATCGCCATCGCCGCCGTCGCCGGGTCAGCGCTCATGGTCCTGGTCGGATGCCTGAGCATGGAAGAGGCCTACCGCGCCATCGAATGGAAGGTCATTTTTCTCATCGCCTGCATGTTGCCCCTGGGAGTGGCCATCGAGAATTCGGGTGCGGCCCAGATGGGCGCCCAGGTGCTGATCGGCGTGGTCGGGCAATACGGGCCCCGCTGGGTGGTGGCGGCGCTCTTCCTGGTCACCGTGATCGGCACCCAGGTGATCCCCACGGCGGCATTGGTGGTCTTGATGGCACCGGTGGCCCTCAGCGCCGCATCGACCCTGGGGATTTCGCCTCAGCTCTTGATGATGACGGTGGCGATCTCCGCTTCATCGAGTTTTGCCAGCCCGCTGTCGCATCCCGCCCACCTGCTGGTCATGGGGCCCGGCGGATATCGTTTCATCGACTATGTGAAGGTGGGAGTTCCGTTGACCGTGGTCACGTTCGGGGTCTCGGTGTGGCTCCTGCCGATCCTCTGGCCGGCTTGA
- a CDS encoding ABC transporter ATP-binding protein yields MAVPLLEVANLNKSFGGLKATGNVSFNIARDEIVGLIGPNGAGKTTLLRQITGIIKPDSGKIRFKGQDITRRKVWDIVNMGIAGTFQNMRPFRRLPIIANVMVSCLSPRSMKTGEWVKRIEAKAMDALEFAGISDMALEKASTLSQGDLKRLEVARAIATEPELLLLDEPFGGLSPAETDLMAKSIKRLHKGGRFGRLHSEGPAMIIIEHKLQALMKIVDRVIVLNYGELVAECSPDAVVKHPAVIECYLGKGDI; encoded by the coding sequence ATGGCCGTTCCCCTGTTAGAAGTAGCGAATCTGAATAAGAGTTTCGGCGGATTGAAGGCCACCGGCAACGTCAGTTTCAATATCGCCCGCGATGAGATCGTGGGATTGATCGGACCCAACGGGGCCGGCAAAACGACCCTGCTGCGCCAGATCACCGGCATCATCAAGCCCGACAGCGGCAAGATTCGCTTCAAAGGGCAGGATATCACCCGGCGCAAGGTATGGGACATCGTCAACATGGGCATCGCCGGCACCTTTCAGAACATGCGGCCCTTCCGGCGCCTGCCGATCATCGCAAACGTGATGGTCTCTTGCCTTTCGCCCCGCTCCATGAAAACCGGCGAATGGGTCAAGCGCATCGAGGCCAAGGCCATGGATGCCCTCGAATTCGCCGGCATCTCCGACATGGCCCTCGAAAAGGCCTCCACCTTGTCCCAGGGCGACCTCAAGCGCCTGGAAGTGGCGCGCGCCATCGCCACCGAACCGGAACTGTTGTTGCTTGACGAGCCGTTCGGCGGTTTGAGCCCGGCCGAGACCGATCTGATGGCCAAGTCGATCAAACGGCTGCACAAGGGGGGCCGTTTCGGACGCCTGCACAGCGAAGGGCCGGCCATGATCATCATCGAGCACAAGCTGCAGGCACTGATGAAAATCGTCGACCGCGTCATCGTCCTCAATTACGGCGAGTTGGTGGCCGAATGCTCACCCGATGCAGTGGTGAAGCATCCCGCGGTCATCGAATGCTATCTTGGCAAAGGAGATATATAA
- a CDS encoding DUF1566 domain-containing protein: MNGEKRRFLIQDRVAVDSQSGLAWPIDAALGEFPMTWHEALAFVDDLNRRRWAGFEDWHLPNRRELFSLVSHSRINPSLPAGHPFVNVFSGYYWTTTTCSRLPEQAWYVHLGGARVFKGMKHGFYMVWPVRADAPSDGWPYRTGQRACYDEEHMPLTCAGGGQDGALRAGRPWPEPRFDVREDGVLDRLTGLIWDRSASSAPAPVDWESACEMAAAANRKRYLGHDSWRLPTVREMESLCDLGTHSPALPLDHPFENVRSDYWTSTTSRYESSYAWVLYLQDGAVGVGFKSGSVFDVWLVRNR, translated from the coding sequence ATGAACGGGGAAAAGAGACGTTTTCTGATTCAAGATCGCGTGGCCGTCGACAGTCAAAGCGGGCTCGCATGGCCCATCGATGCGGCATTAGGAGAGTTTCCCATGACCTGGCACGAAGCATTGGCCTTTGTCGACGACCTCAATCGGCGGCGGTGGGCCGGTTTTGAGGATTGGCATCTGCCCAACCGGCGCGAGCTCTTCAGCCTGGTCAGCCATTCCCGGATCAATCCGTCGCTGCCGGCCGGGCATCCCTTTGTCAATGTCTTTTCCGGTTACTACTGGACCACTACCACCTGCAGCCGGTTGCCTGAGCAAGCCTGGTACGTGCACCTGGGCGGTGCGCGCGTCTTCAAAGGGATGAAACACGGTTTTTATATGGTGTGGCCGGTTCGAGCCGACGCGCCTTCCGATGGGTGGCCCTATCGCACCGGCCAGCGCGCCTGTTACGACGAGGAACACATGCCGCTGACGTGCGCCGGCGGTGGGCAGGATGGCGCCCTGCGGGCGGGACGTCCGTGGCCCGAGCCGCGTTTTGACGTGCGTGAAGATGGGGTTCTGGATCGATTGACCGGATTGATATGGGATCGGTCGGCCAGTAGCGCCCCAGCGCCGGTGGATTGGGAATCGGCTTGTGAGATGGCGGCCGCTGCCAATCGGAAAAGGTATCTGGGCCATGATAGCTGGCGCTTACCGACGGTCCGCGAAATGGAGAGCTTATGCGATCTGGGCACCCACAGCCCGGCGCTGCCCCTTGACCATCCGTTCGAAAATGTGCGTTCCGACTACTGGACCTCCACCACCAGCCGTTACGAATCCTCTTATGCCTGGGTGCTTTATCTGCAGGACGGCGCCGTGGGCGTCGGCTTCAAGTCCGGTTCCGTATTCGATGTCTGGCTGGTCAGAAATAGATGA